The genomic stretch GGAGTATTAATATCTTAGTTCAATTTATTGAACGAACTACCATTAGCTGTGGAATTCATTACACGGTTGATGAAGATACAATCTATTTATAAGAAATTTTCCCAACTTGATATAAGGGGTATTGTCATAAATATTGAGTCAGATGATTTCATAAAATTACCATTATCAATTATCCATTCTCCATTATTCATTCTCCATTATCAATCAAAATCGTAAGACTTTTTGATCAAACCCTAGTTATTTTTGACTCTGTATTAATCCTTCTGTCATAGTAGCTAATTTTTCCAATTCGCTTTGTAATTCATTAACTCTAGTTTGATATTTTTTCTTTCTAATTAACGCTTCCCTTGCTAAATCTTCACGGTTATTTTGTAGTGCTTTATAGGCAACTTTTTGCCATATATCAACTTCTTTGAGGGCTTCTTTATATTCAGGTTGTATTCTATTCCATGCCACCCGAATATCATTTAAGGCACTATTAATAATATTTTCAGTATTATTACTATTAACATCTTTAAAAGCCGTTTTTAGAGGATCAAAAAGATTAAAAGTATTTAGTTTATTAATAGTAGGAATAAAATCTTGTACTTGTTTACTGTCATTTATTCCTGTCTTGCACCAAGTGGCAAAATGTTCACAA from Cyanobacterium stanieri LEGE 03274 encodes the following:
- a CDS encoding lecithin retinol acyltransferase family protein: MAKGDQLYVWRKFANLDGVYQHHGIDTGDGNIIHYRKPSEVVEKTSFNTFSKGNRVYIRQYPRGFSFIPDIVIERAFSRLGEKKYNLLFNNCEHFATWCKTGINDSKQVQDFIPTINKLNTFNLFDPLKTAFKDVNSNNTENIINSALNDIRVAWNRIQPEYKEALKEVDIWQKVAYKALQNNREDLAREALIRKKKYQTRVNELQSELEKLATMTEGLIQSQK